The following are encoded together in the Adhaeribacter arboris genome:
- a CDS encoding PRC-barrel domain-containing protein, protein MNENDLIKDNLTGQNQEGSNANWPVKILTASSIIGDHVHNDQGEHLGKIKDLMLDINQGTITYIIMEMSGILGINEKLFALPFGALKLDAENQRFILNANKEQLEQAPGFDKDHWPGTNSHEYYEGAGTYWGNFMGPSTGGTALT, encoded by the coding sequence ATGAACGAAAACGATTTAATAAAAGATAACCTTACTGGCCAGAACCAGGAAGGAAGCAATGCCAACTGGCCGGTTAAAATTCTGACGGCCTCTTCCATTATTGGAGATCACGTACATAATGATCAGGGAGAACATCTAGGGAAAATCAAAGATTTAATGCTGGATATTAACCAAGGCACTATTACCTACATTATTATGGAGATGAGCGGCATTTTAGGAATCAACGAAAAATTATTCGCCCTACCATTCGGAGCATTAAAATTGGATGCAGAAAACCAACGGTTTATTCTGAATGCGAATAAAGAGCAGTTAGAGCAAGCCCCCGGTTTTGACAAAGACCATTGGCCGGGCACTAATAGCCACGAATATTACGAAGGAGCAGGTACGTATTGGGGCAATTTTATGGGACCAAGTACCGGTGGTACTGCTTTAACATAA
- a CDS encoding DUF7619 domain-containing protein, whose product MQKFLLSVFLLIVSFSLRAQVPDFKLNRTFGTPVFFPYDIAVDKANYMYVLERDQINKIDPSGTLVKTIALHVADHPGTSVSLALDETGNMYVLNTSYSVIQKYNPQGELLLQFGAYGSEPGQFKYPNGIAVDKSGNIYVAEKENDRIQKFNAQGGFIIEFKLPNTPSDNYNNPIALKIGKSGIIYFLTEDYRLFKLNSNGKFLESFKIIVPDYEDTDDSENTLALDESENIYVSSVNEGRIHKLTSSGQYLLSFGSVYTDRGYFTGTKLGITTSQNGDVYVADRTHDNTSTIQIFNSTGKFKKKLGTLDNYIDITQDNQGNYYLLSNYSKSYIKKLNSLGQFINQFGSVGGEDEYRPMPVAIKADITGNVYLLESDDYSSRILKFNKDGIFLTKFDDFGNDAGLKRFSDLALDTQGNMYVTDFYGGYVRKVSSSGKFLRLISSRGAEKGKVYLPKALTVDVKGNIYVADYDGDRIQKFNPTGELLMGMNSSTNSADFVTDSPTSIDVDRSGNVYIWNSFNNFIRQYDASGKEITKIKGASGAISINSSGTKMLLTYGALVWEYLSQNATKQSFITGKIYQDTNKNCQLDATEKPLPGIVVTAEPGPYYGVSDEQGSYAIPVDTGRYIIKTILPKDVGRTITPTCPAVFNEPTYVSGYGTLTTGPDFGNQVSTSPVLNVEVASNRRRRCFRSTTTVSYANTGFAAARNAKVMVQLPEYVSFISASVPYSRDSKGNYIFAVGELQPNQRGTITIIDSVSCNDPSIRGLTVCTKAWITPVNTYPAPANWNKAEISVNGKITQDGQARFVIQNQGQGDMTDSLAFRVFQDFDLVLKSKYKLAAGDSLVLRFMPTGRVVRVEVDQPEGHPLKASAGANVEIKSKNVARVPAPLMMAYPPDDPEPEISEDCQPIVDSFDPNDKQVIPAGVTSNHYTPTNTPLRYTIRFQNTGTDVAYRVVVVDTLSTDLDLSTLQVGAVSHAYTLTISGKNKPILTFTFDNILLPDSSKNQAGSNGYVQFSVKPKSNLPQKIKIENYADIFFDYNEPVRTNTTINRIFDMPQTVNLEKQLNASQIINTPAITQFTPNQSRSGQLVTITGKHFAANAAENTVTFNGVKAKVISSSSTQIMVLVPATAFSGKIKVITPDGAAQSATDYIIFQPPVITSVSANEGKPGERITLTGNYFSAESLQDTVLFNGVRAKVTAALETSLQVEVPQGATSGKILIKTNGRQVESTQLFQIWYPPVIKEFNPDKGKAGIIVTLKGDNFAEDANRNSVQFNGTSAEVIQASATQLRVKVPVNAPSGKILVQTSGGIATTLTSFTFIPAPIIYSFSPASGNAGTTVILTGTHFNADGQTDTVLFNNQPAKILKISATELIVQVPKGVQSGRITVAGAGGKATSNEFVVLDLNPEDAVSIYPNPTPSTVTLNWYKANFKAESLAIYNAVGKRVMQKDLKIIPNDELQLSLSFLPAGFYTFRIQSNEGVILKRVVLL is encoded by the coding sequence ATGCAAAAATTTTTACTTTCTGTATTCCTACTTATTGTTTCCTTTTCTTTGCGGGCGCAAGTACCGGATTTTAAATTAAACCGAACTTTTGGTACCCCGGTTTTTTTCCCTTATGACATTGCTGTCGATAAAGCCAATTACATGTATGTGTTAGAAAGAGATCAAATTAATAAAATCGACCCATCTGGAACCCTTGTAAAAACCATTGCTTTACATGTAGCAGATCATCCAGGAACATCTGTTTCTTTAGCCTTAGATGAAACAGGAAACATGTATGTATTAAATACTTCCTATTCAGTTATTCAGAAATACAATCCGCAAGGCGAATTATTACTACAATTTGGTGCTTACGGTTCCGAACCTGGACAATTTAAATATCCGAACGGAATAGCGGTAGATAAATCCGGGAATATTTATGTGGCGGAAAAAGAGAATGATCGCATCCAAAAGTTTAATGCTCAGGGAGGATTCATTATTGAGTTTAAGTTACCAAATACACCTTCTGATAATTATAATAATCCAATTGCCCTTAAGATAGGTAAAAGCGGTATAATTTATTTTCTAACTGAAGACTACCGCTTGTTTAAATTAAACAGTAATGGAAAGTTCTTGGAAAGTTTTAAGATTATTGTTCCTGACTATGAAGACACAGATGACTCTGAAAACACCCTGGCTCTGGATGAATCAGAAAACATATATGTATCCAGTGTAAATGAAGGTCGAATACATAAATTAACCTCATCTGGTCAATATTTACTAAGCTTTGGTTCTGTTTATACTGATCGTGGATATTTTACTGGTACTAAGTTAGGTATTACAACTAGCCAAAATGGAGACGTTTATGTCGCCGACCGAACTCACGATAATACTAGTACCATTCAAATTTTCAACTCAACCGGAAAATTTAAAAAGAAGCTAGGTACCTTAGATAACTACATTGACATCACTCAGGATAATCAAGGAAATTATTACCTGTTATCTAATTATAGTAAGTCTTACATAAAAAAGCTTAATTCTTTAGGTCAGTTCATAAATCAATTTGGTTCAGTAGGTGGGGAAGATGAATATAGACCAATGCCAGTTGCCATAAAAGCAGATATTACTGGAAATGTTTACTTATTAGAAAGTGACGATTATTCATCCCGAATTTTAAAGTTCAATAAAGACGGAATATTTCTAACCAAATTCGATGATTTTGGCAATGATGCAGGTCTAAAAAGGTTTTCTGACCTTGCCTTGGATACGCAAGGTAATATGTACGTCACCGATTTTTATGGGGGCTATGTACGCAAGGTAAGTTCATCGGGTAAATTTTTGCGATTAATTTCTTCTCGTGGAGCAGAAAAAGGGAAAGTATATTTACCAAAGGCTCTAACAGTAGATGTAAAAGGCAACATTTATGTTGCTGATTATGATGGAGACCGAATCCAGAAGTTTAACCCGACTGGTGAGTTATTAATGGGAATGAACTCCTCCACTAATTCAGCGGATTTTGTTACTGATTCACCTACCTCCATTGATGTTGATCGTTCCGGAAACGTATACATCTGGAATAGTTTCAATAACTTTATCCGCCAATACGATGCTTCCGGAAAGGAAATTACTAAAATAAAAGGAGCTTCTGGAGCAATATCTATAAATTCTAGCGGCACAAAAATGCTTCTAACATACGGTGCTCTGGTATGGGAATACCTATCGCAAAATGCTACTAAGCAAAGTTTTATTACCGGCAAAATTTACCAGGATACTAATAAGAACTGTCAGCTGGATGCCACGGAAAAACCTTTACCCGGCATAGTAGTTACTGCGGAGCCCGGTCCTTACTACGGCGTTTCGGATGAACAGGGAAGCTATGCCATTCCGGTGGATACGGGCCGCTATATTATTAAAACTATTTTACCGAAAGACGTAGGCAGAACCATAACCCCCACCTGCCCGGCTGTTTTTAATGAGCCCACTTATGTTTCGGGTTATGGAACCCTAACGACCGGTCCCGACTTTGGCAACCAGGTTAGTACTTCTCCGGTACTGAACGTTGAAGTAGCTTCTAACCGGCGGCGACGCTGCTTCCGGAGTACTACCACGGTATCGTACGCTAACACCGGCTTTGCTGCGGCCCGAAACGCGAAAGTTATGGTGCAATTACCGGAATACGTTTCCTTTATTTCGGCCAGTGTACCCTACAGCCGAGATAGTAAAGGCAATTACATTTTTGCAGTCGGCGAACTGCAACCCAACCAGCGGGGCACGATCACGATTATTGATTCGGTTTCCTGCAACGATCCTTCTATCCGGGGCTTAACGGTTTGTACTAAAGCTTGGATTACTCCGGTAAATACTTACCCGGCACCCGCCAACTGGAACAAGGCCGAAATCAGCGTCAACGGTAAAATCACCCAAGACGGGCAGGCACGTTTTGTTATTCAAAATCAAGGACAAGGCGACATGACGGACAGTTTAGCCTTCCGGGTGTTTCAGGATTTTGATTTAGTTTTAAAAAGTAAATACAAATTGGCCGCCGGTGATAGTTTAGTATTGCGGTTTATGCCCACTGGCCGGGTAGTACGGGTAGAAGTAGATCAGCCGGAAGGACATCCTTTAAAAGCAAGTGCGGGCGCCAACGTAGAAATTAAAAGCAAGAACGTGGCCCGCGTGCCCGCTCCACTCATGATGGCTTACCCGCCCGATGATCCGGAACCGGAAATTTCAGAAGATTGCCAGCCCATCGTGGATTCTTTCGACCCGAACGACAAACAAGTAATACCTGCCGGCGTAACTTCAAACCATTATACTCCTACTAATACCCCTTTGCGCTATACCATTCGTTTCCAGAATACCGGTACCGATGTGGCTTACCGGGTAGTGGTAGTCGATACCCTTTCAACGGATTTAGATTTGAGTACCTTGCAGGTAGGAGCTGTTTCGCACGCGTACACCTTAACTATATCGGGCAAAAACAAACCAATTTTAACTTTTACATTTGATAATATTCTGCTCCCGGATAGTTCTAAGAACCAGGCAGGCAGCAATGGGTATGTTCAATTCAGCGTAAAACCAAAAAGCAACCTGCCGCAAAAAATTAAAATTGAAAATTACGCCGATATTTTCTTCGACTACAATGAGCCCGTCCGGACGAATACCACTATAAACCGGATTTTTGACATGCCGCAAACGGTTAACCTGGAAAAGCAACTAAATGCTTCCCAAATCATTAACACCCCGGCTATTACGCAATTTACCCCAAACCAGAGCCGGTCTGGGCAATTGGTTACTATAACCGGCAAACATTTTGCCGCCAACGCCGCCGAAAATACGGTAACTTTTAACGGCGTAAAAGCAAAAGTAATTAGCTCCTCTTCTACTCAAATAATGGTTTTGGTTCCTGCTACCGCTTTTTCCGGTAAAATTAAAGTAATTACTCCCGATGGTGCGGCGCAAAGCGCTACCGATTATATCATCTTCCAACCGCCGGTTATTACTTCTGTTTCGGCAAACGAAGGAAAGCCCGGCGAGCGAATTACTTTAACCGGAAATTATTTTTCGGCGGAATCCCTACAAGATACCGTTCTGTTTAATGGTGTCCGGGCAAAGGTAACTGCGGCTTTGGAAACCAGTTTACAAGTGGAGGTACCGCAGGGGGCCACTTCCGGAAAAATTCTGATTAAGACGAACGGTAGACAGGTAGAAAGTACTCAGCTTTTTCAGATTTGGTACCCACCCGTAATTAAAGAATTTAATCCGGACAAGGGCAAAGCCGGCATAATAGTAACTTTAAAGGGTGATAACTTTGCCGAAGATGCCAACCGCAATAGTGTGCAATTTAATGGTACTTCGGCCGAAGTAATCCAGGCATCCGCCACCCAACTACGGGTAAAAGTGCCTGTTAACGCACCATCCGGAAAGATTCTGGTGCAAACGTCAGGCGGAATAGCCACTACTCTTACCAGTTTTACCTTTATTCCGGCACCCATAATTTACTCTTTTTCTCCGGCCAGTGGGAACGCCGGCACAACAGTTATCTTAACCGGTACTCATTTTAATGCCGATGGACAAACCGATACGGTTCTGTTTAATAATCAACCCGCCAAAATTTTAAAAATCAGCGCAACAGAATTAATAGTGCAGGTTCCCAAAGGAGTTCAATCAGGCAGAATTACCGTTGCCGGGGCGGGAGGAAAAGCTACTAGTAACGAATTTGTAGTTCTAGATTTAAACCCGGAAGATGCCGTCAGCATTTATCCTAACCCCACGCCTAGTACTGTTACTTTAAACTGGTACAAGGCCAATTTTAAAGCTGAAAGCTTAGCTATTTATAATGCGGTGGGCAAGCGGGTAATGCAAAAAGATTTAAAGATTATCCCGAACGATGAACTGCAACTTTCGCTTTCTTTCTTGCCTGCTGGCTTTTATACTTTCCGGATACAATCGAACGAGGGAGTAATATTAAAACGTGTGGTACTCCTTTAA
- a CDS encoding HEAT repeat domain-containing protein codes for MKNILTAFTKNNKLFWISALAPALFLAGFTKDDPTGKKITRLVPAEAAARAKAIEAGENPILDAGLSMHVWGIDSLIADPIAIDIDDKGRLFYTRTNRQKSSEFDIRGHQNWEIPSISMQTVEDRRNFLRKTLAPNLSAQNTWLPDINNDGSHDWRDLTVQKENVFRVEDTDGDGVADFRQLVVEDFNDEVTDVAHGVLAHNDELYVTAAPDMWKLKDKDGDGLMDEKKSIMTGFGVHIGFSGHGLSGLEVGPDGKIYWQIGDIGFNGKGPDGKKWEYPNSGVVVRCNPDGSDFEVFASGNRNTHEFVFDEYGNLISEDNDGDHPGEKERLVYIVNGADIGWRSNWQYGKYRDPDNNTYKVWMDENMYKPRFEGQAAYITPTIANFVSGPAGMLYNPGTALSPKYKNHFFIGEFTGSAARSGIHAFTLKPKGASFELGETKKIVGNVLGTGIDFGPDGAMYVADWINGWGTKNNGRIWKLDDKSQANSAERQLTKTLLAANFTSKSDNELGDLLKNADMRVRQKAQFALATRGEKGAAVFQKNIKQTTHQLARVHGIWGMSQLARQDKKYAKPLVSLLKDKDPEIRAQAAKWLGDVKYAEAGKALIPVLKDNNSRTRFFAAEALGRIAYEPAVNPLIDLLIANNDEDAYIRHAGSLALARIGKAEPVVALAKHSSRAVRIAAVVALRRMSHPGISSFLADQDEFIVTEAARAINDDLSIKEALPALGNLLATTRFTNEALIRRAINANLRVGTPEAMQNLVNYAQKEGNPIAMRAEAMDALSTWAKPSVLDRVDGRLRGEIQRDPVAVKTETGDMYIKLLSNPDKNIRMSAVKAISKLKIEQGATPLFARLKEDKEAGIRVEALRALAALQDKQISKAIEQALSDQEKTVRVAALDLLGKTNMQTDLMVSMLSDVINTRTTEEKQAALLTLGKLPVKNTQKVFDQLLTKMAAGNLAPEVQLELAEAIDSTRSRQLIAQHKTITAKLSPDALMASFKGSLLGGEPEIGRNIFFRHQTAQCIRCHSYDDLGGNAGPRLNGVANRLTREQLLEAVINPSARLAPGFGTVTLALKNGKTVNGILQGETDSEILVKVGDQPNTSIRKDQVAKRTNSPSSMPEMRYLLTKREIRDVVSFLATLKESE; via the coding sequence ATGAAAAATATTTTAACCGCTTTTACTAAAAATAATAAACTCTTTTGGATTTCGGCTTTGGCCCCGGCCCTATTTTTAGCTGGGTTTACGAAAGACGACCCTACCGGTAAAAAAATAACCCGCCTGGTTCCGGCCGAAGCTGCTGCCCGGGCGAAAGCCATTGAAGCCGGCGAAAACCCGATTTTAGATGCCGGGTTGAGCATGCATGTATGGGGTATTGATTCGTTAATTGCCGACCCAATTGCGATTGACATCGACGACAAAGGTCGTTTGTTTTATACTCGCACCAACCGTCAGAAAAGCTCCGAATTTGATATTCGCGGCCACCAAAACTGGGAAATTCCTTCTATTAGTATGCAGACGGTGGAAGACCGGCGGAATTTTTTACGTAAAACCTTAGCTCCCAACTTAAGTGCCCAAAATACCTGGCTCCCGGATATAAACAACGACGGCTCCCACGACTGGCGCGATTTAACGGTGCAGAAAGAAAACGTGTTCCGGGTAGAAGATACGGATGGCGACGGCGTAGCTGATTTCCGGCAGTTGGTAGTAGAAGATTTTAACGACGAGGTAACCGATGTGGCCCACGGCGTATTGGCGCACAACGACGAACTGTACGTAACCGCCGCCCCCGATATGTGGAAGCTGAAAGACAAAGACGGCGACGGTTTAATGGATGAAAAAAAATCGATTATGACCGGTTTTGGCGTGCACATTGGCTTCAGCGGACACGGTTTATCGGGTTTAGAAGTAGGGCCCGACGGGAAAATATACTGGCAGATCGGCGATATCGGGTTTAACGGCAAAGGTCCGGACGGTAAGAAATGGGAATACCCGAACAGTGGAGTAGTGGTTCGCTGCAACCCCGACGGTTCCGATTTTGAGGTATTTGCTTCCGGCAACCGTAATACTCACGAATTTGTGTTCGACGAATACGGCAACCTGATTAGTGAAGATAACGACGGCGATCATCCCGGCGAAAAAGAACGGCTGGTATATATTGTAAACGGGGCCGATATTGGCTGGCGCAGCAACTGGCAGTACGGCAAATACCGCGACCCGGATAATAATACTTACAAAGTCTGGATGGACGAAAACATGTATAAGCCGCGCTTCGAAGGCCAGGCTGCCTATATTACGCCTACTATTGCCAATTTCGTGAGCGGCCCGGCCGGTATGTTGTATAATCCCGGTACTGCCCTTAGTCCTAAATATAAGAACCATTTTTTTATCGGGGAGTTTACGGGCAGCGCTGCCCGTTCTGGTATTCATGCGTTTACCTTAAAACCGAAAGGCGCTAGTTTTGAGCTTGGCGAAACCAAGAAAATTGTGGGCAATGTACTGGGTACGGGTATCGATTTTGGCCCGGATGGGGCCATGTACGTCGCCGACTGGATAAATGGCTGGGGTACCAAAAACAACGGCCGCATCTGGAAACTCGACGACAAAAGCCAGGCTAACTCCGCGGAGCGCCAGCTAACCAAAACTTTATTGGCCGCTAATTTTACTTCTAAATCGGACAATGAGTTGGGCGATTTACTTAAAAATGCGGATATGCGCGTGCGTCAGAAAGCTCAGTTTGCCTTAGCTACCCGCGGTGAAAAAGGAGCCGCCGTATTCCAAAAAAATATAAAACAAACGACTCATCAACTAGCCCGGGTACATGGTATTTGGGGTATGAGCCAATTAGCCCGCCAGGATAAAAAATACGCGAAACCACTCGTAAGTTTATTAAAAGACAAAGATCCGGAAATCCGAGCACAGGCCGCTAAATGGTTGGGGGATGTAAAATATGCCGAAGCCGGCAAAGCTTTAATTCCGGTGTTAAAAGATAACAATAGCCGCACCCGTTTCTTTGCCGCCGAAGCCTTGGGCCGCATTGCTTATGAACCGGCGGTTAACCCGCTGATTGATTTGCTAATCGCGAATAACGATGAGGATGCTTACATCCGGCACGCGGGTAGTTTAGCCCTGGCGCGCATTGGCAAAGCGGAACCGGTAGTTGCCTTAGCTAAGCATTCTTCGCGGGCTGTGCGCATTGCGGCCGTGGTAGCCCTTCGCCGGATGAGTCATCCCGGAATCAGCAGCTTTCTGGCCGATCAGGATGAATTTATAGTTACCGAAGCGGCGCGGGCTATTAACGATGATCTTTCTATTAAAGAAGCTTTACCAGCCTTGGGTAATTTGCTAGCTACCACGCGTTTTACCAACGAAGCCCTGATTCGTCGGGCTATTAACGCGAACCTACGGGTAGGAACACCCGAGGCGATGCAAAATCTAGTTAATTACGCGCAGAAAGAAGGTAACCCCATAGCGATGCGGGCCGAAGCCATGGATGCGTTAAGTACCTGGGCGAAACCTTCGGTACTGGATCGGGTAGATGGCCGATTACGGGGCGAGATACAAAGAGACCCCGTGGCCGTTAAAACTGAAACCGGCGACATGTACATTAAACTGTTGAGTAACCCGGATAAAAATATCCGGATGAGCGCGGTAAAAGCCATTAGCAAGCTTAAAATAGAACAAGGAGCGACGCCGTTATTTGCCCGTCTGAAAGAAGATAAAGAAGCCGGCATCCGGGTAGAAGCGTTACGCGCTCTGGCTGCCTTGCAGGACAAACAAATTAGTAAGGCCATTGAACAAGCGCTTTCCGATCAGGAAAAAACGGTGCGGGTAGCGGCTCTCGATTTGTTAGGAAAAACCAATATGCAAACAGATCTAATGGTATCCATGCTTTCGGATGTAATTAATACTCGCACTACCGAAGAAAAACAAGCCGCTCTGTTAACCCTGGGTAAACTGCCGGTTAAAAATACGCAGAAAGTTTTCGATCAGCTGCTCACTAAAATGGCGGCCGGAAATTTAGCTCCCGAAGTACAATTAGAACTAGCAGAAGCTATTGATAGTACCCGTTCGCGTCAATTAATTGCGCAACATAAAACTATTACAGCTAAACTGTCGCCGGATGCCTTAATGGCTTCTTTCAAAGGCAGTTTATTGGGCGGCGAACCGGAAATAGGCCGTAATATTTTCTTCCGTCACCAAACGGCCCAATGTATCCGTTGCCACTCTTACGATGATTTAGGCGGTAATGCCGGTCCGCGGCTGAACGGAGTAGCTAACCGGCTTACCCGCGAACAGCTACTGGAGGCAGTTATTAACCCGAGTGCGCGTTTAGCTCCTGGCTTTGGAACAGTTACTTTGGCGCTTAAAAATGGTAAAACAGTAAATGGTATATTACAAGGCGAAACAGATTCCGAGATCCTAGTTAAAGTCGGCGATCAGCCCAATACATCCATCCGGAAAGATCAAGTTGCCAAACGGACTAATTCTCCGTCCAGCATGCCCGAAATGCGATATCTCCTGACGAAAAGAGAAATCCGGGACGTGGTAAGCTTTCTGGCAACTTTAAAAGAGTCTGAATAA
- a CDS encoding sugar phosphate isomerase/epimerase family protein has product MRVLICFFFFLVSLGFTFTAEAQKIPQLGIVESMDRDSLVYASGFRLIGETVGKMLAPTLTEEQFQANLQTIKKAKTKLYLCNVLFPGNIKIAGPEVDEKKVLDYLDQVFARAHTAGVPIIVLGSGGSRRLPEGYDTEKAKTDFVALCKKMALVAKKHAITIAIESLNSTETNFLTTVQEAAEIVRKVAHPNFRLNADIYHMLKENEPPQHIIDAGKLIIHVEIAEKEKRTPPGVVGEDFRPYLRALKQIKYKGPIVIEARINNPTQEIPAAYSYLTKQLQEVYNGSK; this is encoded by the coding sequence ATGCGTGTACTTATTTGTTTCTTTTTTTTCCTAGTAAGTTTAGGTTTTACTTTCACTGCCGAAGCGCAGAAAATACCGCAGTTGGGCATTGTGGAATCGATGGACCGGGATAGTTTGGTATATGCATCCGGATTTCGCCTGATCGGGGAAACCGTGGGTAAAATGCTGGCTCCTACTTTAACCGAAGAACAATTTCAGGCGAATCTGCAAACCATTAAAAAGGCCAAAACCAAACTTTATTTATGTAACGTTCTTTTTCCGGGAAATATAAAAATTGCCGGCCCCGAAGTAGACGAAAAAAAAGTATTGGATTACCTGGACCAGGTTTTTGCCCGCGCCCATACAGCCGGTGTACCTATTATTGTGCTGGGTAGTGGTGGTTCGCGCCGCTTGCCCGAAGGATATGATACAGAGAAGGCTAAAACTGATTTTGTTGCCTTATGTAAGAAAATGGCCTTAGTGGCTAAAAAACATGCTATTACCATTGCCATTGAAAGCCTGAATAGTACCGAAACCAACTTCCTGACCACCGTTCAGGAAGCCGCCGAAATAGTTAGAAAAGTCGCCCACCCGAATTTTCGATTAAACGCGGATATTTATCACATGCTGAAAGAAAATGAGCCGCCGCAACACATCATCGACGCCGGAAAATTAATCATTCACGTAGAAATAGCCGAAAAGGAAAAAAGAACCCCACCGGGCGTAGTAGGAGAAGATTTCCGGCCTTACCTCCGGGCTCTAAAACAAATTAAATACAAAGGTCCTATTGTTATTGAAGCCAGAATTAACAATCCTACTCAGGAGATACCGGCCGCGTACTCGTATTTAACTAAGCAATTGCAGGAAGTTTACAATGGTAGTAAGTAA
- a CDS encoding GNAT family N-acetyltransferase, whose amino-acid sequence MDIIHDPDDLRFYAEVAGEEAELTYTYPEDTVMDLDYTYIPPAARNKGLADQLVKAGLDFARESNFQVIPSCPVVEAYVKRHPEYHDIVI is encoded by the coding sequence ATGGACATTATCCACGATCCGGATGATTTACGGTTTTACGCAGAAGTAGCTGGGGAAGAAGCCGAACTTACCTATACCTACCCCGAAGATACAGTAATGGACTTAGATTATACTTATATCCCACCCGCGGCTCGAAACAAGGGATTAGCCGATCAATTAGTGAAAGCAGGTTTGGACTTTGCCCGGGAAAGTAATTTTCAGGTTATACCTTCTTGCCCGGTTGTAGAAGCTTACGTTAAACGTCATCCCGAATACCATGATATTGTAATTTAA
- a CDS encoding gluconate 2-dehydrogenase subunit 3 family protein: MNRREAISKVALLLGGTVIGGEAFAAGLNLNPDTNSSSLFTPEDQKVLHEIGGIILPSINGKPGAKDANIGAFMAMMVSDCYSTDQQKVFTAGLNRIKTDFKATYNKDFLAGDAKSQLDYLKKLDTEQRAAAIDVKPGRREYLTLDGTPVHFFTMMRQLTILGFCTSKIGATKALRYVEAPGRYDGNVPYKKGEGAWAI, encoded by the coding sequence ATGAATAGAAGAGAAGCCATTTCTAAAGTAGCTTTACTATTAGGCGGAACCGTAATAGGCGGCGAAGCTTTCGCTGCCGGTTTAAATCTAAACCCGGATACTAACTCCAGTTCTTTATTTACCCCGGAGGATCAAAAAGTTTTACACGAAATTGGGGGTATTATTTTGCCTTCCATCAATGGCAAACCGGGCGCAAAAGATGCCAACATCGGGGCGTTTATGGCCATGATGGTTTCGGATTGTTATAGTACCGATCAGCAAAAAGTGTTTACTGCCGGGCTCAACCGGATTAAAACCGATTTTAAAGCAACGTACAACAAAGATTTTCTGGCAGGTGATGCCAAATCTCAGCTAGACTATCTAAAGAAATTAGATACCGAGCAGCGAGCTGCCGCAATAGACGTAAAACCGGGCCGGAGAGAGTATCTTACCCTAGATGGTACGCCCGTTCATTTTTTTACCATGATGCGTCAGTTAACCATATTAGGATTTTGCACTTCGAAGATTGGGGCTACAAAAGCTTTACGATACGTAGAAGCACCCGGACGTTATGATGGAAATGTGCCCTACAAAAAAGGAGAAGGTGCGTGGGCCATTTGA
- a CDS encoding cold-shock protein, producing MGRSQETFNKKENEKKKQKKRQDKEEKREERKANASKGQSLDSMIAYVDEFGNFSSTPPDPKSKKDIALEDIRIGVPKQEDIPVETIRHGIVSFFNESKGYGFIKDQQTQESIFVHQNGLIDAIKENNLVSFEVESTPKGLTAVKVKKAVK from the coding sequence ATGGGCAGATCGCAAGAAACCTTTAACAAAAAAGAAAACGAGAAGAAAAAACAAAAGAAACGGCAGGATAAAGAAGAAAAAAGAGAAGAGCGTAAAGCAAATGCCAGTAAAGGGCAAAGTTTAGATTCGATGATTGCTTACGTAGATGAATTTGGTAACTTCTCCTCTACTCCCCCTGATCCGAAATCAAAAAAAGACATTGCCCTCGAAGACATTCGGATTGGTGTACCTAAACAAGAAGATATACCCGTAGAAACTATCCGTCACGGTATTGTTTCTTTCTTTAATGAATCCAAAGGCTACGGATTTATTAAAGATCAGCAAACGCAGGAAAGCATTTTTGTGCACCAGAACGGTTTAATTGATGCTATCAAAGAAAATAATCTGGTGTCCTTTGAAGTAGAATCTACTCCGAAGGGGTTAACGGCCGTAAAAGTTAAGAAAGCCGTTAAGTAA